TCACATTTCTCTTGACAGTCCTAAGAAGATTCACTAACAGCATAGGTCTTAGAGTATTATCCTCTGCAATCATTGGATTAAATACCTTTACCAATAGATCCTTCCCCAACATAAACAATTCTGCATCTTTTTCAGAAATAAAAGAGAAATTCATAACCTCGGTAAGACCCTGTGCTACCAAATTGCTTCTTACCACTTGCTCCAGTTTCAACACATTAGACGGTATCTCTGGGTTTTTCTCAATCCTCGGTATAGTGGATGGCACATTGTCATACCCGAAAATTCTTGCTACTTCCTCAACTATATCCTCCTCAATAAACACATCCTTTCTATAAGGCGGAACCTTAACAATAACTTCATCTCCCTTTGTTTGTAACTCAAACCCCAAGAATGTCAGTATAGACTTTATCCTCTCATTGGGTACCTCACACCCAATTCTTTCTCTGATAGCCGAAAAGGAAGTTTTTATAACCTCTTCCTTCAAAGCACCATTCCCACTACCTCTAACATCAACAAAAGAAGAAACCTTACCTTCCCCAATCATACCCACCGCAAGATTTATAGCCAGATCAGTAGTGTAAAACCCTAGGTCTCTGGAAAACCTTAGAGAAGACTCTGTAGAGATCCCTAGTTCCTTAACAGTTTTCCTTATAGTATTGTAATCAAAATAAGCGCTTTCAAAAAGCACAGAAGTAGTGTTTTCAGTTATCCTAGTTTCCTCCCCACCTATCACTCCAGCTATAGCTACAGGCTTTTCGTTATCAGCAATAACCAAGGTATCTTCTTTCAACACAATCTCTCTACCATCAAGCGTCACAATCCTTTCTCCTTCCTTAGAAGCCCTCACTACAATCCTTCTTCCGGAGAGTTTATCATAATCAAACGCATGCATAGGTTGTCCTACAGCAAGCATAACATAATTCGTTATATCAACAATGTTGTTAATAGGACGCAAACCACTAAGAAGAAGCCTTATCTTAACTATATCACTACTCTCCCTAACTTTCACTTTTTTCACCACTCTTGAGCAATATCTCAAACACCTACCATCCTGGATGACTATCTCTGGCTTTATTGACTGATCTTCCGAGAACTTATAGGTAGGTAACTGCCTCAGAGGAATACCGTATATTGCTGATAACTCTCTAGCGATACCAAGCACAGACAAAACATCTGCTCTGTTGGAAGGAACTTTTACCGTAAAGACATACTCCTCTCTGATAAACCTAGGTAACATATTTGAAATCAAGTCACTACCAATTCCCCAATCACTGTTAATTTTCCAG
This genomic stretch from Brevinematia bacterium harbors:
- the pheT gene encoding phenylalanine--tRNA ligase subunit beta yields the protein MKFPFTWLNDFIELEKILDKEKQDVFGVAEKLTKVGVEVEEVEKLGFYDGNVVVAEVDEISPHPTKPQLLVCKINVGSDEGRIVVTSDVTVKKGQKVVYCFPGTILVKSNTLVDIMSFENINSYGMLLSLEELGIEPRSETVWKINSDWGIGSDLISNMLPRFIREEYVFTVKVPSNRADVLSVLGIARELSAIYGIPLRQLPTYKFSEDQSIKPEIVIQDGRCLRYCSRVVKKVKVRESSDIVKIRLLLSGLRPINNIVDITNYVMLAVGQPMHAFDYDKLSGRRIVVRASKEGERIVTLDGREIVLKEDTLVIADNEKPVAIAGVIGGEETRITENTTSVLFESAYFDYNTIRKTVKELGISTESSLRFSRDLGFYTTDLAINLAVGMIGEGKVSSFVDVRGSGNGALKEEVIKTSFSAIRERIGCEVPNERIKSILTFLGFELQTKGDEVIVKVPPYRKDVFIEEDIVEEVARIFGYDNVPSTIPRIEKNPEIPSNVLKLEQVVRSNLVAQGLTEVMNFSFISEKDAELFMLGKDLLVKVFNPMIAEDNTLRPMLLVNLLRTVKRNVNNGFRNLSIFEIGKVFTRVGEVFSEDKNVCIVLCGKRDE